A genome region from Dickeya chrysanthemi NCPPB 402 includes the following:
- a CDS encoding aldo/keto reductase, whose translation MERREFLKFAAGSAALVATGSVLAQSGKVGEAIASFIPENVQGTVLPTRGKIARTLLPLNEVAAPGIRYRTPFRFGMGGTQIGNIFAPISDAQAQATLQAAWDGGVRYYDTSPFYGHGLSEHRLGAFLRDKPRDQYLISTKVGRVFHPSRQPLPASLWADKLNFAYDYDYTAAGARRSVEDSLQRLGLASIDIVYIHDLGPDNTELSVPWTTFFETARYGAMAELEKMRKEGLIKAWGFGINRPDAAVMAAALDGPTPDIVLLACQYSLIDHEDTVTKTFPALAKKGITVTVGTPLNDGFLGGRNRYHFSTQLPPGVVEKRARLATIADRHGIDIRTAALQFAAAPSIVSAIIPGARTPEQVKANIQSMKVSIPRAFWDELREQKLITADAPVPT comes from the coding sequence ATGGAACGTAGAGAGTTTCTGAAATTCGCTGCCGGAAGCGCTGCGCTTGTCGCAACAGGCTCGGTGCTGGCCCAGTCGGGTAAAGTGGGTGAAGCCATTGCGAGCTTTATACCTGAAAACGTACAGGGAACGGTGCTGCCGACACGTGGAAAAATAGCCAGAACATTATTACCGCTGAATGAGGTGGCGGCACCGGGTATCCGCTACCGGACGCCTTTCCGTTTTGGGATGGGGGGAACGCAAATCGGTAATATTTTTGCGCCTATCAGCGATGCACAGGCACAAGCGACGTTGCAGGCCGCCTGGGATGGCGGCGTTCGTTACTACGACACGTCGCCTTTCTATGGTCATGGCCTTTCAGAACATAGACTCGGCGCATTCCTGCGTGATAAACCACGGGATCAGTACCTTATTTCGACCAAAGTCGGGCGGGTATTTCACCCGAGCCGTCAACCCTTGCCGGCATCGCTGTGGGCGGACAAACTCAACTTTGCCTATGACTACGATTATACCGCGGCAGGCGCCAGACGATCCGTCGAAGATAGCCTCCAGCGCCTGGGCCTGGCCAGTATTGATATCGTCTATATTCACGATTTAGGGCCTGATAACACCGAGCTTTCCGTCCCCTGGACTACGTTCTTTGAGACGGCGCGTTATGGCGCGATGGCGGAACTGGAGAAGATGCGTAAGGAAGGATTGATAAAAGCCTGGGGCTTTGGCATCAATCGTCCCGATGCCGCCGTGATGGCGGCGGCGCTTGATGGCCCGACGCCGGATATTGTGCTGTTAGCCTGTCAGTACAGCCTCATCGACCATGAAGACACCGTGACGAAAACCTTTCCGGCGTTGGCCAAAAAAGGCATCACGGTCACGGTGGGCACGCCGCTCAATGATGGTTTCCTGGGGGGGCGCAATCGCTATCACTTCAGTACGCAACTGCCGCCAGGGGTGGTTGAGAAACGGGCGCGTCTGGCCACGATTGCTGACCGGCATGGCATTGATATCCGAACCGCCGCCCTTCAATTCGCCGCGGCCCCCTCGATTGTTTCGGCGATCATTCCCGGTGCCCGCACGCCTGAACAGGTGAAAGCGAATATACAATCGATGAAAGTCAGTATCCCACGGGCATTTTGGGATGAACTTCGCGAACAGAAGTTAATTACCGCCGATGCGCCCGTCCCCACCTAA
- a CDS encoding sensor domain-containing diguanylate cyclase yields the protein MNKKRAAILFSCMLLSAFFVISWSSYQVARHSLFDEISESSLPLTSDNVYSEIQRDLLNPIFISSLMAHDTFVKDWVLSNETDPQAMIRYLREIDRRFYTVVSFFVSNNTRRYYDPEKITHTLSEQSPDDQWFFDIKNAQDNEPYDIEIGVDPENRTRMDIFINYKVLDYNGQFLGVTGVGLPVQRVTQLIETYEQRYNRTIYLIDENGDVMLHSRNFHRALNIHQQPGLQPLATQILTSPGGNYQYALNNENIFLNTRIIPEFGWKLMVEQNSTPHDRQLWSTLLKNTAISITVSVAMLLLIWLTIGAYQRRLELMATTDKLTGLMNRQAFEYVFRTLRIKQSTQHRTFSIILIDLDYFKKINDQYGHHVGDRVLVRTARLIQRTIRKTDSACRWGGEEFVLLLADCSHSQAHFIAEKIRRAIRFALVSHQHQVINLTISCGIAESHPGESIDHLVQRADKALYQAKRQGRDQAVIAE from the coding sequence ATGAACAAAAAACGGGCCGCCATCCTGTTTTCCTGCATGTTACTGAGCGCATTTTTCGTGATCAGTTGGAGCAGTTATCAGGTTGCCCGTCACTCGCTGTTCGATGAGATTTCAGAAAGCTCGTTGCCGCTTACCAGCGATAATGTCTATTCCGAAATTCAGCGAGATCTGTTGAACCCCATTTTCATTTCGTCGTTGATGGCGCACGACACCTTCGTAAAAGACTGGGTGTTGTCCAATGAGACGGATCCGCAGGCGATGATCCGCTACCTGCGGGAAATCGACCGGCGTTTTTACACTGTGGTTTCCTTTTTCGTCTCCAATAATACCCGGCGCTATTACGATCCGGAAAAAATAACTCACACGCTTTCCGAGCAATCTCCGGATGATCAATGGTTTTTCGATATCAAGAACGCACAGGATAACGAGCCTTACGACATTGAAATCGGCGTTGATCCGGAGAACCGCACCCGGATGGATATTTTCATTAATTACAAGGTACTCGACTATAACGGCCAATTCCTCGGCGTCACCGGCGTCGGCCTGCCAGTGCAACGGGTCACTCAGTTGATTGAAACGTATGAGCAACGCTACAACCGCACCATCTACCTTATCGATGAAAACGGCGACGTCATGCTACACAGCAGGAATTTTCATCGTGCGCTCAATATTCACCAACAGCCGGGGTTACAGCCGCTGGCCACCCAAATCCTGACGTCGCCGGGCGGCAACTATCAGTACGCGTTAAATAACGAAAACATCTTTTTGAATACCCGTATCATCCCGGAGTTCGGCTGGAAGCTGATGGTTGAACAAAACAGCACGCCGCACGACCGGCAGTTGTGGTCCACCTTGCTGAAGAATACCGCTATCAGCATTACCGTCAGCGTCGCCATGCTGTTGTTGATCTGGCTGACAATAGGCGCCTACCAGCGGCGGCTTGAGCTGATGGCGACCACCGATAAACTAACCGGCCTGATGAACCGGCAGGCATTTGAATACGTTTTTCGCACCCTGCGGATAAAGCAATCAACGCAGCACCGTACCTTTTCCATCATTCTGATTGATCTGGATTATTTTAAAAAAATCAACGACCAGTACGGACATCACGTCGGCGACCGGGTATTAGTGCGCACCGCGCGATTAATACAGCGGACGATTCGCAAAACAGACTCCGCCTGCCGCTGGGGGGGTGAAGAGTTCGTACTGCTGCTGGCAGATTGCTCACATTCTCAGGCCCATTTTATTGCCGAGAAGATACGCCGGGCCATCCGCTTTGCGCTGGTGTCGCATCAACATCAGGTCATTAACCTGACCATCAGTTGCGGCATAGCGGAATCTCACCCAGGTGAAAGTATCGACCACCTGGTGCAACGCGCCGATAAAGCACTGTATCAGGCTAAACGTCAGGGGCGCGACCAAGCGGTCATCGCTGAATAA
- a CDS encoding PIN domain-containing protein — translation MTHTPYPVVLDACVIYPSLLRDLLIRLGLTGLYQPKWTVVIEDEWKRNLLANRPDLLPGNVLRISELMNKALPDALITGFESLIPGIILPDPDDRHVVAAAVRGNAETIVTFNLKDFPRQSLNSLGIEVLHPDDFIIDLFDLNRALVLSAVSEQRRCMRKPPKSVDEYLEALLRQGLPQTVKALNDFYTLI, via the coding sequence ATGACTCATACACCTTATCCTGTTGTGTTAGATGCGTGTGTCATTTATCCATCTCTCCTGCGGGATCTCTTAATTCGCTTAGGGCTGACAGGGTTGTACCAGCCTAAATGGACCGTCGTCATAGAGGATGAGTGGAAACGAAATTTATTGGCAAATAGACCTGATCTATTGCCCGGGAATGTCTTGCGAATCAGTGAACTGATGAATAAGGCGCTTCCTGATGCGCTGATCACAGGGTTTGAATCGCTCATTCCGGGCATCATTCTTCCAGACCCCGATGATCGGCATGTGGTTGCTGCTGCTGTTCGCGGTAACGCCGAAACCATTGTTACGTTTAACCTGAAAGACTTTCCTCGTCAGTCGCTCAACAGCCTCGGTATTGAAGTTTTGCATCCAGATGACTTCATCATAGATCTGTTCGATTTAAACCGGGCACTTGTGTTATCTGCTGTCAGTGAACAGCGCCGTTGCATGAGGAAACCGCCAAAATCAGTCGATGAATACCTTGAAGCTCTACTTCGGCAAGGCTTGCCTCAAACCGTAAAAGCATTGAACGATTTTTACACCCTTATTTAG
- a CDS encoding helix-turn-helix domain-containing protein, with amino-acid sequence MTHSIPDSLSLPAPNEIEAAVRGQRELAAYLSTKVETQKILIQDAENNTRQIELPTSSLKLLMSILGELAMGNAVQVVPVHAELTTQEAANILNVSRPHMVKLLEEGKLPFHKTGRHRRVLFANLMEYKRQRDNESRSAMQELTDHSQKLGFY; translated from the coding sequence ATGACACACTCAATTCCTGATAGCCTGAGCCTTCCGGCTCCAAATGAGATTGAGGCAGCAGTTCGCGGGCAAAGGGAACTTGCTGCCTATCTCTCCACAAAGGTGGAAACACAAAAAATCTTGATTCAGGACGCCGAAAACAACACCCGCCAGATCGAATTGCCAACGTCTTCACTGAAGCTGCTGATGTCAATTCTAGGCGAGCTGGCTATGGGGAATGCGGTTCAGGTTGTTCCTGTACATGCAGAATTAACAACGCAGGAAGCAGCTAACATTCTCAACGTCTCACGTCCCCATATGGTGAAACTGTTGGAAGAGGGGAAACTGCCTTTTCATAAAACCGGTCGCCACCGTCGCGTGCTTTTCGCGAACCTGATGGAATATAAACGCCAACGGGATAATGAAAGCCGTAGCGCAATGCAGGAACTGACCGACCATAGCCAGAAGCTTGGATTTTACTAA